TAGCCAAATCATTAGTTAATAATCTCTGCAAAAAAAGTAAAGCATCTGCCCCACTAACTTCGATTTCCCCCATATGGGAAACATCAAAAAGACCGGCAGTGGTACGTACAGCCTGATGTTCAGCTAAAATGCCTTCATACCAAACAGGCATTTCCCAACCACCAAATTCAATCATTTTTGCCCCTAAAGCCAGATGCTGTGCATGTAAAGCCGTTTTCAAAAGCGTCATGACCCTCACCCCTTAAAAAGGAATTTCGTATAGCGAACAAAATTGAATAATATATATATAATATAATACCAAAACTCGGCAAGCAAGGAGCAAAAAATGTATCGTAAATTAATCAACCGTTTACTTCTTTTTCTATTATTACTTCTAACTTGGTTAGATTTAAGTAAGTTTCAAACACTACCTACCGGCAATCTTAGCCAACCTGTACCCATTTTACCTGAACTACAAATTAATCTTTTACAGGCTAGTCAGCAATATCTTATAGAAGATGCCCTGCGAGAAACTAAAAAACAACTTCTTAATTACTTTATTCCCAATGAGGCACATTATCCCTGGGAAGTAGATTATGTTTTTTTAAATCTAATGGCTAATCCCGAACCAGAGGTAGCCTTTGTCTTTAGTTTGCCCCCAGAAAAAGGCATAATTGTCATTCTTCAAAAAAGAAACAATTTTTATTATTTGGCAGCTTATCAAGAATATACTTACCCCCTCTATAAACCAAAAGCCTTACCTTTCAAAGAAACTAATGAATTATTACTGGCTCAAGGGGTACAGAAAAACAGGGAACCACTTTTTTTAACAACCACTTTTATTAAGATTTGGGATTGGCAAGAGAATAAATTAGCCGAAGTTTTTACAGAAAAAATTAAGGAAAAAACTAAACAGCCTTGGGCAGAGCAAACTATAAAACTAACTTATCAACATTCCCAAAAAGAATTTAAAATTCAAACCCAAGGAAAACGAAAGCTTGCTCAACAAAATGAGGGCTTTCAGCAAACTTTTACTTGGGATGACACTTGGCAAAGATTTATTTTAAAAAAAGGACACTATTTACCCCCCGATAAAACAACACCTCTGCCGATTGCCATCCTGAAAGACCTAAGTTATGATTTGGAAGCACTGCTCTCTAATCAAGCCAAATACTACCAAATAATTACCCCTAATCAAGAAACTCTGCTGGTTAAAAAAGATCGTCTCCAAACAGAATTATAATTCTTCGGCCAGTGATTCAACTACCTGTACACAGCGGGCACATAAAGTAGCATGTTCTTTATTTTCCCCAGTTGAGGTAGCATACATCCAACAGCGGGCACATTTCTCACCTGGGGCCCGACCAATGACCACCGCAAGTCCCGGCAGTTCATCACTAGAATAAGCCCCATCAGGTACAGTAGCTAATTTATTTAAAACGACATCAGAAGTAATAAAAAGGGTAGCCCAAATTTCCTGTTCAGCCACTAAAAAATCATACCAATCCGAATCAGCATAAAGTTGTACCTGAGCATCGAGTGAATTACCGATTAATTTGTTTTGACGAGCTTCCTCAAGAGGTTTAGCCACAAAATCCCTTACTTGTAAAAATTTATCCCATTTCTTTTCTAGTTCGGGATCCAAATAACGAGATTCAAATTGGGGCCAACCAGCTAGTTGTACTGAAGGGAGATCACTTTCATGAGGTAAATGTTCCCAAATTTCTTCACTGGTAAAAGCCAAAATAGGAGTCAACATTTTAACCAAGGCCAGAATAATTTCGTACATTACAGTTTGAGCACTTCTTCTAGCTAAAGAATTTGCCTTAAAAGTATAAAGCCGATCTTTAATAATATCCAAATAAAAAGAGCTCATTTCTACTGCACAAAAATTATGCAGTAAATGATAGGCGGTATGGAACTCGTAATTTTGATAAGCCTCTGTTACTTTTTGAATTAACTGATGAAGTTTTAATAAAGCCCAGTGATCAATTTCTAACAATTGTTCGTCAGCTACCCGATTTTCCTGGGGATGGAAATCATAAAGATTACCCAATAAATAACGACAGGTATTACGAATTTTACGATAAGCTTCGGTAATCTGTTTTAAAATAGCGGGCGAAAGAGCCACATCATGGCGGTAATCAGCTGAAGCAACCCATAAACGCAAGATATCGGCTCCCATCTTTTCGATTACTTCCAAAGGATCGATACCATTACCCAAAGACTTAGACATTTTACGTCCCTGTTCATCAACTAAAAAACCATGAGTCAAAACCGCACGATAAGGTGCTTTTTGCCGCACAGCCACAGCTACCGATAAAGAGGAGTTAAACCAACCGCGATGCTGATCACTGCCTTCCAAATAAAGGTCAGCCGGCCAACTAAGTTCAGGACGGGTTTCCAAAACTCCAAAATGGGAAGTCCCCGAATCAAACCAGACATCCATAATATCTTCTTCTTTAGTAAATTCACGACAGCCACACTGCGGACATTCTATACCTACAGGCATTAAATCTTGAACGTCTTTTTCCCACCAAACATCTGAACCATATTCCCTAAACAATTTCTGAAGGTGACTAATTGTTTTTTCATTAATAATTTCCTGCTGACATTCTCGACAATAAAAAATGGGAATAGGTACTCCCCAAGTACGCTGACGAGAAATACACCAATCATCACGCTCAGCAACCATATGACTAATTCTTTCTTCACCCCAAGCTGGGATCCATTTTACCTGTTTAATTTCCTCAAGTGCTTTTTGACGAAAACCATCAATGGAAACAAACCACTGCTCAGTAGCCCTAAACATAATAGGATCCTTACAGCGCCAGCAGTGTGGATATTGATGTTTAATCATACTACTACCCACCAAAGCACCTTTTTCGGCCAAATGTTTTACAAGCACCGCATCTGCATCACCCACAAACAAACCGGCATATTCACCAGCCTCATCTGTAAATTTACCTTGATCATCTACCGGAGAAAGGATTGGCAAACCATATTTGCGGCCGACAAGAAAGTCTTCCAAACCATGACCAGGTGCAGTATGCACACAACCGGTTCCTTGTTCTAAAGTAACATGATCTCCCAAAATAACAACCGAATTTCGATCATACAAGGGATGACGGCAGACAATACCTTCCAATTCTTTACCCACAAATGTTTTTTCTACCCGATAATCAGGATTACCTAAAACCTCTAAAAAAGAGAAACTTAAATCCTCTGCTACCACATATTTTTCATCCCCAACCACTAAAACTTGATAAATAAAATCAGGATGTAAACAAATAGCCAAATTAGCCGGCAGAGTCCAAGGAGTTGTCGTCCAAATTACAAAAAAAGCATTTTCTTCGGCCAATAAACCCTCTACTACCGGAAATTTAACATAAATAGAAGCTGATTCTTTTTCACTATATTCTATTTCCGCTTCCGCCAAAGCTGTTTCACAATGAGTACACCAATAAACAGGTTTTAAGCCTTTATAAATATAACCTTTTTGGGCCATTTCCCCAAAAACTCCAATTTGAATAGCTTCAAACTCGGGATTTAAGGTTAAATAAGGATTTTCCCAATCACCCCGTACTCCCAAACGCTTAAATTGTCCTTTTTGAATTTCAACATAATGCAGGGCATAATCCCGACAGCGTTTTCTAAATTCTACTGGATCAAGAGCATGTCTGCTTACTTGAGAAGATTTAATTACTCGCTGTTCAATAGGTAAACCATGTGTATCCCAACCAGGCACATAAGGAGCATCATAACCAATTAAACTATGAAATTTAACAATAATATCTTTTAAAACTTTATTTAAAGCCTGCCCCATATGGATGGCCCCATTAGCATAAGGTGGACCATCATGCAAAATAAATTGAGGTTTACCCTCAGCTTGACGACGGACCACCTCATACAAATTCATTTTTTCCCATTTTTCCAAAATTCTTGGTTCCTTTTGTGTTAAATTACCCCGCATAGAAAATTTTGTACGCGGTAAATTTAAGGTTGCATTATATTTTTTTGACATCTTTTCATCCCCCGTGCTTCTCATTCTTAATATAAAGTAAAGTATATGCTATAAAAACGAGATTTGTCAAATTTAACCCCCCAAAAACTGTTTAAATTCCGCTAAAGTAAAATCGGTAATTTCAATTGTTTTGGTTCTACTTTTAAGTCCACTTACTAAATTAACCTGCCGACGGTTAACCTGAAAAAAATCGGCTAAAAATCGTAAACAGGCTTGATTCGCTTCACCCTCAACTGGAGGTGCAGTTAAACGAATCTTAAGGGCATCACCATGCCAACCCGTTATTTCATTACGACTAGCCCGCGGTTGAACCCTAACTTTAAATTTAATCTTACCAGAAGTTTCCGCTACCGGCAGTTGATTCATCTGTTTCTTTCACCTCTTCTGTATTAATTCCGATCTCATATTCCTCCAGAAATTCCAATTGTGAAGTTAAAAAACTTTTCATTTTTACATAAAGCTGTTTTTCCAAACCGTGCATTTTTTCCAACATTTCCGCAGCAGTAAAAGTCTCGGCCTCAGCCTTTGCTAAAATTTGTTCAGCTTTTTTTTGGGCTTCCCAAATAATTAATTCCGCCTCTTTTTTGGCATTTTGTTTAATTTCTTCACCAGTTTGCTGTGCTAAGACTAATGTTTCCTGTAAGGTCTGCTCTAATTCTTGATAACGATTAACCTCTTCATCTCTTTTTTGAATTGTTTCCTTTAACTCTAAATTTTCTTTATACAAATATTCAAAATCACGAATTATTTCATCAAGAAACTCATCTACCTCATCAACATCATAACCCCTTAAACTGCGTTTAAATTCCTGATTATGAATATCAAGTGGAGTTAACATTAAAACCAACTCCCTTCCCCTTTATTTTAAATCTCCGCTGCTCTTGCAGCTGCCTGAAGCACAGTTTCCATAATTGTTCCCCTTATTCCGTTTTTCTCCCAATTTAACATACCATAAATTGTAGTTCCCGCTGGTGAAGTCACCCGATCTTTTAATTCCGCAGGGTGTAGTCCTGTTTCTTTTAATAATTTAACCGTACCTACCACGGTTTGTAAAACTAATTCCGCGGCCACCTCACGAGGTAAACCAGCTAAAACACCACCATCAGTTAAAGCCTCAATAAACAAGGCCACAAAGGCCGGCCCACTACCACTTAAACCAGTTGCCGCATCTAACATTTCTTCTGGTAAAACATGTACTACTCCCAGATGAGCAAAAATGCTTTTTGCCCTTTCCAAATCCTGCTTCTGGGCCCATTTACCAGAAGTTAAAACTACAGCACCAGCACCTACCAAAGCAGGTGTATTGGGCATTACCCGAATAACTTTACTATTAACCGGAAGTAAACTTTCCAATTTAGTGGTAGTTATTCCTGCCAAAATAGATAACCACAATTTATCTGTACTACAGACCTCTAAACAATCACTAAGGACCTCATTTAAGTTTTGCGGTTTAACAGCCAAAATTATAATTTCACTTTCTTTAATTAACTGTTTGTTGTCTTCAATAGTACGCACACCATATTCCTCTTTTAAATAAGCACACCGCTTCTGATTATGATCACTAACCAAAAAAGAGGCCGCTGTTTTACCAGCTTTTAATAATCCCTTTAAAATTGCTTCTCCCATTACTCCTCCACCAATAAGACCGATGAGCTGCTTCAAAATGGCTACCCCCTTTAATTAGGATCTTGGTTAATAATTTTGTTAATCCAGGCAAAAACCTCCTTGGGCTGACTGACACTATTTAAGTCACCCGAAATATCAACATTATTTGGTGTGGCAATTATTGTACCTGAACCTACCTTTTGCAGACAACCTCCCAAAGCATAAGTAGTACCACCCACAAAATCAATAATTCGTCGGGCTAATCCACCATCAACACTTTCTAGGTTAATCACAATAATTTTACTACCTTTAAGGTGATCGGCAATTAATTGACAATCATCAAAAGCCAAAGGTTCCAATAAAACTACCTGATTGCTTCTTTTTGAAGCAAGAGGAATGACTTGTCCCTTGTTTTTAGCAGGCTGTTTCCAACGTGAAAAATATTCGGGTGTTTCCTCTTCTTCAAAATGAATTTCCTCTTCCACCTCACTAAATCCCATAATATCCAAAAATCTATCCAAGGCCCTCATTTTAATCTACCCCCCCTCTTAATTTCTAACCCCAAAAAGGCGACTGCCTATACGCACGATTGTCGCTCCCTCCTCTATCGCGACCGGAAAATCATTACTCATTCCCATAGAAAGTTCTTGCATTTCTACATTTGCTAAACCCATAGATGCCAATTCTTGTGCCAAAAGTCGTAATTCACGAAAAACAGGTCTAACCTTTTCCGGATCCTGCACCCAAGGAGCCAAAGTCATTAAACCCTTGATTTGTAAATTAGGTAAATTACTTAAAGTTTCAAGTTGTCCGCGTACTTCTTCGACCGTAAAACCTTTTTTAGTTTTTTCTCCCGCAATATTTACCTGTAATAAAACCTTTACTGTGATATCGCTCTTTTGAGCCCATTTGCTAATTTCACGGGCCAAAGAGAGCCTATCCACAGAATGAATTAAATCAACCCGGCCAATAACCTGTTTAACTTTGTTGCGCTGCAGAGTACCTACCAAATGCCATTTAATTTCCGCAGGCAATAATGGTATTTTTTGGGTTAATTCCTGTACCCGATTCTCACCAAATAAATTTAACCCAGCTTGATAGGCCTTATGGATTACTTCAACTGGAACAGACTTCGAAATGGCCAACAACTTTACCTCACTTGGGCAACGATTTACTTTTAAACACGCTTTTTCTATTGCCGCTTGTACTGCCGCTATTTGTTTCATCTAACATCGCCCCATACCTATTTTTTATTTAAACGGGTAACTCTTTTACCCTCAACCACTAATTGAGGATCAACTATTACCCAATCTTTTTCCGTTAAATTATCTAAAACAACCTGTCCTCGTAAATGGGCAATTTTTTCAACTGCCTGCCAATGAGCACGACCTTTTTTAAAAAGATAAACACCCCATTGACCTTCTTTTTCAACAATTACTTTTTCCGGCAAAATCACCCCTTTAAAATTTTCTACAATAATTTCACCTAGCATACACCTCTGCAGACTTAAGTTTCCAGCATTTAAAATTTCGATTAATAAACAATATTTTCCTACATCACGTGTAAGCTCCTTGACTATCCCTTTTAAAATTACCTGAGGCTGTTCTTTAAGCCTAATACGTAAAGAACCCCCCTTCTTTATTTTTTCCGGAAAAGCCCCTTCACCTTGCCAATAAAAATAACATTCTTCCAAATTATTAATGATCTTACAAACCCCTTCACCTGCAGACACCCGTGCCCCTTCTTCTGTGGAAATTCCTTCATCTAAGGGCAGCTTTTCCATAAAAACCCCCAAACTACCTATTTCCAAATAAGGCCAAATCTCGGGTAAACAAACCTGTTCTAAACCATCAAGATTATAGGAAACCAAACCAGCCATAGGAGCATTAAGGGTTCTGGAAGTCGTTTTTTCCAAACTGGAGCCTGCCGTGGTTTCCAAATAACCGAGTAAAGCACCTTTGGCAACTCTTTCTCCCTCTTGTTTTACCTGTAAGAAATAACCTGAACAAGGTGCCGCCACCTTTTGTTCAGGACGTAAAACTATAAATTCACCTTCCAAAAAATCTTCCAATTCCGCGACTTGGGCTTGGACAACTTCTACTGGTAAACAACTAGAGACTATTTTAATTATAAAATACAGTAACCCTAAAACAATAATTAAAGAAAAGAACTTACGACTTCTATATCTTCTTTTTCTGGCCACAAAATCTCCGCCCTAAATTAGATTCATTTCTTGAATTATATTCGCGACTAAAGCCTCTGAATCCTGCCAATCCCTTTCAAAATATTATGTTTTCTTAAGATTTCTTTTACAGCAGCTCTAAAAAAGCCGCTTGCCGACCCAAGGCCCCTCTGCGATGCGAAAAGAAATTTTGAGAATGACAAAAGGTACAAAGCCCCGCCAAACTAATATTTCCCCGCAGAACTCCTGATTTTAAAAGCTGAATAACATTAGCCTGAGCCAAATCAAAATAGGCCTTTCCTGTTTTACACTTATTGAGTAATAAAGGCACATCTTGAGGAAAGGCTTTTTCCACTTGGGAAATAACCTCTAAACCTACTTGATAATGGCAGACCCCAATATGTGGACCACAATCCACCAAGAGATCCTCTGGTGAACACTGATATTCCTCCACCAATACTTTAATAGTTTTAGTAGTTAGTTTACCTACTGTACCCCGCCAACCAGCATGAACCAAAGCA
The window above is part of the Clostridia bacterium genome. Proteins encoded here:
- the pgeF gene encoding peptidoglycan editing factor PgeF encodes the protein MNSNREINIYRSELFNKTGLVKQGFTGRRGGFSSGNYSSLNLSIFTADEPNRVRKNRQKLCQVLNFNEEAIVQAQQVHGTRIERVSKVPRQLLVADALITSQKGLVLMAYFADCLPLFFFDPFKKVIALVHAGWRGTVGKLTTKTIKVLVEEYQCSPEDLLVDCGPHIGVCHYQVGLEVISQVEKAFPQDVPLLLNKCKTGKAYFDLAQANVIQLLKSGVLRGNISLAGLCTFCHSQNFFSHRRGALGRQAAFLELL
- the sepF gene encoding cell division protein SepF; this translates as MRALDRFLDIMGFSEVEEEIHFEEEETPEYFSRWKQPAKNKGQVIPLASKRSNQVVLLEPLAFDDCQLIADHLKGSKIIVINLESVDGGLARRIIDFVGGTTYALGGCLQKVGSGTIIATPNNVDISGDLNSVSQPKEVFAWINKIINQDPN
- the proC gene encoding pyrroline-5-carboxylate reductase, with amino-acid sequence MKQLIGLIGGGVMGEAILKGLLKAGKTAASFLVSDHNQKRCAYLKEEYGVRTIEDNKQLIKESEIIILAVKPQNLNEVLSDCLEVCSTDKLWLSILAGITTTKLESLLPVNSKVIRVMPNTPALVGAGAVVLTSGKWAQKQDLERAKSIFAHLGVVHVLPEEMLDAATGLSGSGPAFVALFIEALTDGGVLAGLPREVAAELVLQTVVGTVKLLKETGLHPAELKDRVTSPAGTTIYGMLNWEKNGIRGTIMETVLQAAARAAEI
- a CDS encoding glycine cleavage system aminomethyltransferase GcvT; translation: MTLLKTALHAQHLALGAKMIEFGGWEMPVWYEGILAEHQAVRTTAGLFDVSHMGEIEVSGADALLFLQRLLTNDLAKLKVGQVQYSFLCNPAGGVIDDLLVYKLAAERYGLVVNAG
- a CDS encoding YggS family pyridoxal phosphate-dependent enzyme; its protein translation is MKQIAAVQAAIEKACLKVNRCPSEVKLLAISKSVPVEVIHKAYQAGLNLFGENRVQELTQKIPLLPAEIKWHLVGTLQRNKVKQVIGRVDLIHSVDRLSLAREISKWAQKSDITVKVLLQVNIAGEKTKKGFTVEEVRGQLETLSNLPNLQIKGLMTLAPWVQDPEKVRPVFRELRLLAQELASMGLANVEMQELSMGMSNDFPVAIEEGATIVRIGSRLFGVRN
- a CDS encoding YggU family protein; the protein is MNQLPVAETSGKIKFKVRVQPRASRNEITGWHGDALKIRLTAPPVEGEANQACLRFLADFFQVNRRQVNLVSGLKSRTKTIEITDFTLAEFKQFLGG
- the ileS gene encoding isoleucine--tRNA ligase, whose product is MSKKYNATLNLPRTKFSMRGNLTQKEPRILEKWEKMNLYEVVRRQAEGKPQFILHDGPPYANGAIHMGQALNKVLKDIIVKFHSLIGYDAPYVPGWDTHGLPIEQRVIKSSQVSRHALDPVEFRKRCRDYALHYVEIQKGQFKRLGVRGDWENPYLTLNPEFEAIQIGVFGEMAQKGYIYKGLKPVYWCTHCETALAEAEIEYSEKESASIYVKFPVVEGLLAEENAFFVIWTTTPWTLPANLAICLHPDFIYQVLVVGDEKYVVAEDLSFSFLEVLGNPDYRVEKTFVGKELEGIVCRHPLYDRNSVVILGDHVTLEQGTGCVHTAPGHGLEDFLVGRKYGLPILSPVDDQGKFTDEAGEYAGLFVGDADAVLVKHLAEKGALVGSSMIKHQYPHCWRCKDPIMFRATEQWFVSIDGFRQKALEEIKQVKWIPAWGEERISHMVAERDDWCISRQRTWGVPIPIFYCRECQQEIINEKTISHLQKLFREYGSDVWWEKDVQDLMPVGIECPQCGCREFTKEEDIMDVWFDSGTSHFGVLETRPELSWPADLYLEGSDQHRGWFNSSLSVAVAVRQKAPYRAVLTHGFLVDEQGRKMSKSLGNGIDPLEVIEKMGADILRLWVASADYRHDVALSPAILKQITEAYRKIRNTCRYLLGNLYDFHPQENRVADEQLLEIDHWALLKLHQLIQKVTEAYQNYEFHTAYHLLHNFCAVEMSSFYLDIIKDRLYTFKANSLARRSAQTVMYEIILALVKMLTPILAFTSEEIWEHLPHESDLPSVQLAGWPQFESRYLDPELEKKWDKFLQVRDFVAKPLEEARQNKLIGNSLDAQVQLYADSDWYDFLVAEQEIWATLFITSDVVLNKLATVPDGAYSSDELPGLAVVIGRAPGEKCARCWMYATSTGENKEHATLCARCVQVVESLAEEL
- a CDS encoding DivIVA domain-containing protein; this encodes MLTPLDIHNQEFKRSLRGYDVDEVDEFLDEIIRDFEYLYKENLELKETIQKRDEEVNRYQELEQTLQETLVLAQQTGEEIKQNAKKEAELIIWEAQKKAEQILAKAEAETFTAAEMLEKMHGLEKQLYVKMKSFLTSQLEFLEEYEIGINTEEVKETDESTAGSGNFW